One stretch of Desulfocurvus vexinensis DSM 17965 DNA includes these proteins:
- a CDS encoding biotin attachment protein yields the protein MMDVKALLEEMKSAPYKLVEVAAPHTGVVEHVITEPGAKVTGPEGTWGERPGTLLAHLERERNKKPVRAPMRGEVEKVYSEHAGRFVEAGTVLFTLRHYLTKDEVIQEILKKTLYLFHAREQAKYYFFPEVDTKIKAYGPQSVRVRDGQELFIVSRMKREAALHYSGPEGMIYAVYFKDNNSVEAGQPLIGVCPPDQLPVIQDVVNRVRSEWEERT from the coding sequence GTGATGGATGTCAAGGCTTTGCTTGAGGAAATGAAGTCCGCCCCCTACAAGCTGGTAGAGGTGGCGGCCCCGCATACGGGCGTGGTGGAGCATGTGATCACCGAGCCGGGCGCCAAGGTCACCGGGCCCGAGGGCACCTGGGGCGAGCGCCCCGGCACGCTGCTGGCCCACCTGGAGCGCGAGCGCAACAAAAAACCCGTGCGCGCGCCCATGCGCGGCGAGGTGGAGAAGGTCTATTCCGAGCACGCCGGGCGCTTCGTCGAGGCGGGCACGGTGCTCTTCACCCTGCGCCACTACCTGACCAAGGACGAGGTGATCCAGGAGATCCTCAAGAAGACGCTGTACCTGTTCCATGCCCGCGAGCAGGCCAAGTACTACTTCTTCCCCGAGGTGGACACCAAGATCAAGGCCTACGGCCCGCAGTCCGTGCGCGTGCGCGACGGGCAGGAGCTGTTCATCGTTTCGCGCATGAAGCGCGAAGCCGCGCTGCACTACAGCGGCCCCGAGGGCATGATCTACGCCGTGTACTTCAAGGACAACAACAGCGTCGAGGCCGGGCAGCCGCTCATCGGCGTGTGCCCGCCCGACCAGTTGCCCGTGATCCAGGACGTGGTCAACCGCGTGCGCAGCGAATGGGAGGAGCGCACCTAG
- a CDS encoding single-stranded DNA-binding protein translates to MASLNKVMIIGRLGRDPELRYSQSGAAICNLNVATDESYTDKQGQRVEQTEWHRVAVFSRQAELCANYLHKGSLVYVEGSLQTRKWQDKDGSDRYTTEIKALRVQFLDPKGASQGGYDAPQAQQAPARQAAPAKGGNRRQQYQGPPADEDLGPAFPSEASGMDDVPF, encoded by the coding sequence ATGGCATCGCTGAACAAGGTCATGATCATCGGCAGGCTGGGGCGTGACCCCGAGCTGCGCTACAGCCAGAGCGGCGCGGCCATCTGCAACCTGAACGTGGCCACCGACGAGAGCTACACCGACAAGCAGGGCCAGCGCGTGGAGCAGACCGAATGGCACCGCGTGGCCGTGTTCAGCCGCCAGGCCGAGCTGTGCGCCAACTACCTGCACAAGGGCAGCCTGGTCTACGTCGAGGGCAGCCTGCAGACGCGCAAATGGCAGGACAAGGACGGCTCCGACCGCTACACCACCGAGATCAAGGCCCTGCGCGTGCAGTTCCTGGACCCCAAGGGCGCCTCCCAGGGCGGCTACGACGCCCCCCAGGCCCAGCAGGCCCCCGCGCGCCAGGCCGCTCCGGCCAAGGGCGGCAACCGCAGGCAGCAGTACCAGGGCCCGCCCGCTGACGAGGATCTCGGACCGGCCTTCCCCAGCGAGGCCAGCGGCATGGACGACGTGCCGTTCTGA